From Natrinema amylolyticum, the proteins below share one genomic window:
- a CDS encoding DUF998 domain-containing protein, whose translation MTDAKRIATYCGIAGAIVSLGAITLATIVASPETFTWQDRALSDMGRYGAPTFPLFNGGLIVGGLMGLPFAWRCWLATRNLFERLGIALLATAVVGQIGVGIFFLEHTAVYLETSLHGLAALTVFGVAPFAGWLYGSGAALAGDGRLAVASFWLGNVHLVAWLGWLLSLGGEADTGTWFAVPEFVAAVAFGGWILVLAITFLRRNDSERDVPNR comes from the coding sequence ATGACCGATGCGAAACGGATCGCGACGTACTGCGGCATCGCCGGTGCGATCGTGTCGTTGGGCGCGATCACGCTCGCGACGATCGTCGCCTCGCCCGAGACGTTCACTTGGCAGGACCGCGCTCTCTCGGACATGGGCCGCTACGGTGCGCCGACCTTTCCGCTCTTCAACGGCGGGCTGATCGTCGGCGGCCTAATGGGGCTGCCCTTCGCCTGGCGGTGCTGGCTCGCGACTCGCAACCTCTTCGAGCGCCTCGGCATCGCCCTCCTCGCGACGGCGGTCGTCGGACAGATCGGCGTCGGGATCTTCTTCCTCGAGCACACAGCGGTCTACCTCGAGACGAGCCTGCACGGGCTCGCGGCGCTGACGGTCTTCGGCGTGGCTCCGTTTGCGGGATGGCTCTACGGCTCCGGGGCAGCGCTGGCCGGCGACGGCCGGCTCGCGGTCGCGTCGTTCTGGCTCGGGAACGTCCATCTCGTCGCCTGGCTGGGGTGGCTGCTGTCGCTCGGCGGCGAGGCAGACACCGGCACCTGGTTCGCCGTCCCCGAATTCGTCGCTGCTGTCGCGTTCGGCGGTTGGATCCTCGTTCTCGCGATCACCTTCCTCCGTCGGAACGACAGCGAACGTGACGTACCGAACCGCTGA
- a CDS encoding UPF0058 family protein, with product MHKDELLELHEELVVIMEYFSDREEVDETLFDPYRQLDVDPSHVHKSKSEHKHAVFVLGNALASAMSEDEFSSAGRIGKRMKELAEDAESKI from the coding sequence ATGCATAAAGACGAACTCCTCGAGCTCCACGAAGAACTCGTCGTCATCATGGAGTACTTCTCGGACCGCGAGGAGGTCGACGAAACGCTGTTCGACCCCTACCGCCAACTCGACGTCGATCCCTCGCACGTCCACAAGTCGAAGAGCGAACACAAACACGCCGTCTTCGTCCTCGGGAACGCCCTCGCGAGCGCGATGAGCGAAGACGAGTTCTCGAGCGCCGGTCGGATCGGCAAGCGAATGAAGGAACTCGCCGAGGACGCAGAGTCAAAAATATAG
- a CDS encoding DUF5793 family protein, which produces MRREHFTLDVNNIDWVETGGEPAKPSVSIDFTGPATMLRERLTGPDGDVLEASETDAALRLQGPLGDDTTGVVSVTNRVTGEFILELNEDADDVLQFIRAARGYGEDAADDEGRYEVVITLDGDQFVSYDKRTFLVYDDEGSLLRQHSLIPSGVEL; this is translated from the coding sequence ATGAGGCGCGAGCACTTCACGTTAGACGTCAACAACATCGACTGGGTCGAAACCGGCGGCGAGCCAGCGAAGCCCTCGGTATCGATCGATTTCACCGGCCCGGCGACCATGCTTCGCGAGCGCCTCACTGGTCCCGACGGAGACGTTCTCGAGGCGAGTGAAACGGACGCGGCCCTTCGCTTGCAGGGACCGCTCGGGGACGACACCACGGGGGTAGTGAGCGTGACCAACCGCGTCACCGGCGAGTTCATCCTCGAACTCAACGAGGACGCCGACGACGTCCTCCAGTTCATCCGAGCGGCGCGGGGCTACGGCGAGGACGCCGCCGACGACGAGGGCCGCTACGAGGTCGTGATCACGCTCGATGGCGACCAGTTCGTCAGCTACGATAAGCGGACGTTTCTCGTCTACGACGACGAGGGAAGCCTGCTCCGCCAACACAGCTTGATCCCCAGCGGCGTCGAGCTGTAA
- a CDS encoding ABC transporter ATP-binding protein, with protein sequence MANGDLLTTTVEDEAREPTATETVLELDGIAKRFGSEDVIGDLSLSVRDGEILTLLGPSGCGKTTTLRLIAGLEKPDAGRVRLQAETVAGDGRFVPPEERGVGVVFQDFALFPHLTAHENVAFGLQEWDQADRDARVGELLELVGLADHGEDYPDELSGGQQQRIALARSLAPEPEMLLLDEPFSNLDVDLRVEMREEVRRIIKETGVTAISVTHDQEEALSISDRVAVMNDGDIEQIDTPQQVFQQPESRFVAGFLGHASFLSGEVHGDHVDTALGRVLRDDVHGLAHQYDGSVVDLLVRPDDVTAAPAEGSEADGRVVYRRYLGPTVLYRVELDGGETIECMHNHSDRIDLDERVAVRVTADHELAWFPADHREDADADGDAVPAGAD encoded by the coding sequence ATGGCGAACGGAGATCTACTCACCACGACGGTCGAGGACGAAGCCCGGGAACCGACGGCCACGGAGACGGTCCTGGAACTCGACGGAATCGCGAAACGCTTCGGCAGCGAGGACGTCATCGGCGACCTCTCGCTGTCCGTCCGCGACGGTGAGATCCTGACGCTGCTCGGTCCGTCCGGCTGTGGGAAGACCACGACGCTGCGTCTGATCGCCGGCCTCGAGAAGCCCGACGCCGGACGGGTTCGGCTTCAAGCCGAGACCGTCGCCGGTGACGGTCGGTTCGTCCCGCCGGAGGAACGCGGCGTCGGCGTCGTGTTTCAGGACTTCGCGCTCTTTCCCCATCTGACCGCTCACGAGAACGTCGCCTTCGGCCTGCAAGAGTGGGACCAAGCCGATCGGGACGCCCGCGTCGGCGAACTCCTCGAGCTCGTCGGGCTCGCGGACCACGGTGAGGACTACCCGGACGAGCTCTCGGGCGGACAACAACAGCGAATCGCGCTCGCGCGTTCGCTGGCTCCCGAACCGGAGATGCTGTTGCTCGACGAGCCGTTCTCGAACCTCGACGTGGATCTGCGCGTCGAGATGCGCGAGGAGGTCCGACGGATCATCAAGGAGACGGGCGTCACCGCGATTTCCGTCACGCACGATCAGGAGGAGGCGCTGTCGATCTCCGACCGGGTCGCCGTGATGAACGACGGCGATATCGAACAGATCGACACCCCCCAGCAGGTCTTTCAGCAGCCCGAGTCGCGGTTCGTCGCTGGCTTCCTCGGTCACGCCAGTTTCCTCTCGGGCGAGGTCCACGGCGATCACGTCGACACTGCGCTCGGTCGCGTGCTCCGCGACGACGTCCACGGACTGGCCCACCAGTACGACGGGAGCGTCGTCGACCTGCTAGTGCGCCCGGACGACGTAACGGCCGCTCCCGCCGAGGGGTCGGAAGCCGACGGCCGCGTCGTCTACCGACGCTATCTCGGCCCGACGGTCCTCTATCGGGTGGAACTCGACGGCGGCGAAACCATCGAGTGCATGCACAACCACTCCGACCGGATCGACCTTGACGAGCGCGTCGCCGTCCGCGTCACCGCCGACCACGAACTCGCGTGGTTCCCCGCCGACCACCGCGAGGACGCGGATGCGGACGGCGACGCGGTCCCCGCCGGCGCGGACTGA
- a CDS encoding 30S ribosomal protein S15 — translation MARMHTRRRGSSGSDKPTADEPPEWSDVDPEDIEDRVVELAEQGHEPSQIGMKLRDEGVTGTPVPDVKLATGKKITEILEENDARADIPEDLWNLMERAVRLREHVQQNQQDYQNKRALQNTEAKVRRLVKYYRGDELEPDFTYNPEFAKELIEDAE, via the coding sequence ATGGCACGAATGCACACCCGCCGTCGCGGCTCGTCCGGTTCGGACAAGCCGACGGCAGACGAACCGCCGGAGTGGAGCGACGTCGACCCCGAAGACATCGAAGACCGGGTCGTCGAACTAGCAGAGCAGGGCCACGAACCCAGCCAGATCGGAATGAAGCTGCGTGACGAAGGCGTCACCGGCACGCCCGTCCCGGACGTCAAGCTGGCGACCGGCAAGAAGATCACCGAGATCCTCGAGGAGAACGACGCGCGAGCGGACATCCCCGAGGACCTCTGGAACCTGATGGAACGCGCCGTGCGCCTGCGCGAGCACGTCCAACAGAACCAGCAGGACTACCAGAACAAGCGCGCCCTGCAGAACACCGAAGCGAAGGTCCGTCGCCTGGTCAAGTACTACCGCGGCGACGAGCTCGAGCCGGACTTCACGTACAATCCCGAGTTCGCGAAGGAACTCATCGAAGACGCCGAGTAA
- a CDS encoding DUF7527 domain-containing protein, with translation MDPRTQERVEEWDSRPFNGGFDGLSDLAVADFSGAVSAVGTWLFMLNGRIIGIVDGDIEDFETASGTQYEAPHPSLPLLCAMEERGGETRAKYYTNETPLREVDDTLQSGSFTGYIELSENVLSGDYYAVYYGGRRMAAAYIGNAERLLTGDEAFERAADEVGIYEVTDVEIDVTDVPGTADADGDTGPADETTAEPDSSPAAGSVSETDPAASAIGSDASDRDESGSEPVVDTSGSAIDPIDVSSTESTEAVDAAGADPIEDEAADDPSSLTGEIDLTGEVTGITTTDDAATEPESTTAGITDTDPSVTDSGSVSDTDPPADDSSPSSDTDPTPDTGPATDSDPSPGSAPSDGDVDDRERDSIERVQQDRATADGTTAPATDDAPAPSTDGLADGDSPADESGETDVEPGAGDESDATTTASSSADGGAEVSIDVTPADEPATEAETETDADTGAASESSPNLAEVEAAAEELERNDISWVDEEGETDPADRPTAEEPAAESGDAPADGEEGYLDEQLEREEAWRETRRIPSIDPDDSEPAAETDSREGGRRTRTSRSSPSSSKADAATAATSDGTRTASNDGERPAESTTSTAASTETREERSQTETRKQKAAAAQSESSGDGQAAEEKRQRIDALTEKIEKLREQRDALATKAEELEAERDRLRSTNDELSSTVERLQSRIEELEAELERERERTGESDADAAGSEVNAGTRLSAQQALSGTNLFVRYASKSQPTLETAHDGDADRSEVASNLQLEHHTQFDSADAAVDGEPYADFLPSSMEFRFVDWLTAVVLYEIRDTGNANGLADLYDAIPRIDRAELDATISLEDDDTEDVPDQVTFDIVAFDKMGNPLVLVTLNDSREPATKGMLEGLEEAASAVKANYPDLAAAFAVTSSYFEPGALEVAEQATAGGFLSRGSKLSYVNLSRKDGYHLCLVESRSDGFHMNVPEL, from the coding sequence ATGGACCCGCGCACGCAAGAGCGCGTCGAGGAGTGGGACTCCCGCCCGTTCAACGGTGGGTTCGATGGTCTCTCCGATCTCGCTGTCGCTGATTTCTCCGGTGCCGTGTCGGCAGTTGGCACGTGGTTATTCATGCTCAACGGCCGTATTATCGGCATCGTCGACGGCGATATCGAAGACTTCGAAACCGCCTCGGGCACGCAGTACGAGGCACCCCACCCGTCGCTTCCCCTGCTCTGTGCAATGGAGGAACGCGGCGGCGAGACGCGAGCGAAATACTACACCAACGAGACGCCGCTCCGGGAGGTCGACGACACCCTCCAGAGCGGCTCGTTCACCGGCTACATCGAACTGAGCGAGAACGTACTTAGCGGCGACTACTACGCCGTTTACTACGGCGGCCGCCGCATGGCCGCCGCCTACATCGGCAACGCCGAACGGCTACTCACCGGCGACGAGGCCTTCGAACGAGCGGCCGACGAAGTCGGCATCTACGAGGTGACGGACGTCGAGATCGACGTCACCGACGTTCCGGGGACGGCCGACGCTGACGGTGACACCGGGCCCGCCGACGAGACGACCGCCGAGCCTGACTCGAGTCCGGCGGCCGGATCCGTCTCCGAGACCGATCCGGCGGCGTCCGCAATCGGTTCGGACGCGTCTGATCGGGACGAGAGCGGGTCTGAACCGGTCGTCGATACGTCGGGTTCGGCGATCGACCCCATCGACGTCTCGAGCACTGAGTCGACCGAGGCCGTGGACGCAGCGGGGGCCGATCCGATCGAGGACGAAGCTGCGGACGACCCGTCGTCGCTGACGGGGGAAATCGATCTGACGGGCGAAGTAACAGGGATCACCACCACCGACGACGCTGCGACGGAGCCGGAATCGACCACGGCCGGAATCACCGATACGGATCCGTCTGTTACTGATTCCGGCTCGGTTTCCGATACCGATCCGCCCGCTGACGATTCCAGCCCGTCTTCCGATACCGATCCGACCCCCGATACCGGTCCGGCCACTGACTCCGATCCCTCTCCGGGGTCGGCCCCGTCCGACGGAGACGTCGACGACCGAGAACGGGACAGTATCGAGCGAGTGCAGCAGGATCGAGCGACCGCTGACGGAACGACCGCACCTGCGACCGACGACGCGCCAGCGCCGTCGACTGATGGCCTCGCCGACGGCGACTCGCCGGCCGACGAGTCCGGCGAGACCGACGTCGAGCCGGGAGCCGGCGACGAGAGCGATGCGACGACCACCGCTTCGAGTTCGGCCGACGGCGGGGCCGAAGTGAGTATCGACGTCACCCCTGCCGACGAACCGGCGACCGAGGCCGAAACCGAGACCGACGCAGATACCGGGGCGGCGTCGGAGTCGAGTCCGAACCTCGCAGAGGTCGAGGCGGCGGCCGAGGAGTTAGAGCGCAACGATATCTCCTGGGTCGACGAGGAGGGAGAAACCGATCCAGCGGACCGGCCGACGGCCGAGGAACCCGCCGCCGAATCCGGGGACGCTCCCGCTGACGGCGAGGAGGGGTATCTCGACGAACAACTCGAGCGCGAGGAGGCGTGGCGGGAGACGCGACGCATTCCGTCGATCGATCCCGACGACAGCGAACCGGCGGCCGAGACGGACTCGAGAGAAGGCGGTCGTCGCACGCGGACGAGTCGATCGTCCCCATCGTCATCGAAGGCCGACGCCGCGACCGCCGCCACATCGGACGGGACGCGGACCGCCTCGAACGACGGGGAACGGCCAGCGGAGTCGACGACGTCGACCGCGGCATCGACCGAGACTCGCGAAGAGCGGTCCCAGACGGAAACCCGCAAACAGAAGGCGGCCGCGGCCCAGTCGGAGTCGTCCGGCGACGGGCAGGCCGCCGAGGAGAAGCGACAACGGATCGACGCGCTCACCGAGAAAATAGAGAAGCTACGGGAGCAACGCGACGCCCTCGCGACGAAGGCCGAGGAACTCGAGGCCGAGCGCGACCGGCTGCGGTCGACGAACGACGAACTGTCCTCGACGGTCGAACGGCTCCAGTCCCGAATCGAAGAGCTCGAGGCGGAACTGGAACGCGAACGGGAGCGGACCGGCGAATCCGACGCCGACGCCGCGGGCTCCGAGGTGAACGCCGGGACTCGGCTCTCGGCCCAGCAGGCGCTCTCGGGGACGAACCTCTTCGTGCGGTACGCTTCGAAGAGTCAACCGACCCTCGAGACGGCCCACGACGGCGACGCCGACCGCAGCGAGGTCGCGTCGAACCTCCAGCTCGAACACCATACCCAGTTCGACTCGGCCGACGCCGCGGTCGACGGGGAGCCGTACGCGGACTTCCTCCCGTCGTCGATGGAGTTCCGGTTCGTCGACTGGCTCACCGCGGTCGTCCTCTACGAGATCCGCGACACCGGTAACGCCAACGGCCTGGCCGACCTCTACGACGCCATTCCTCGCATCGACCGGGCCGAACTCGACGCGACCATCTCGCTCGAGGACGACGACACCGAGGACGTTCCCGATCAGGTGACCTTCGACATCGTCGCGTTCGACAAGATGGGGAACCCGTTAGTCCTCGTCACCCTCAACGACTCCCGGGAGCCGGCCACGAAGGGCATGCTCGAGGGGTTAGAGGAGGCCGCCTCCGCGGTCAAGGCGAACTATCCGGATCTCGCGGCCGCGTTCGCCGTCACCTCGAGTTACTTCGAGCCCGGCGCGCTCGAGGTCGCCGAGCAGGCGACCGCCGGCGGGTTCCTCAGCCGCGGCTCGAAACTGAGTTACGTCAACCTCTCGCGAAAGGACGGCTACCACCTCTGTCTGGTCGAGTCGCGCTCCGACGGGTTCCACATGAACGTGCCGGAGCTGTAG